A region of the Wenzhouxiangella sp. XN24 genome:
GCCCGCGGCCGCAAAACCCTTCTCCAGGTAGTCGAGCGTGAGGACCTCGCCCGGCGTCCCGGGGAATCGTCCGCCGAAGGCGTCCGAGGCGAGCGCCCCGATGTGACGATGCAGCGCCGCATCCGTGAATGACGGGTCCGGCTCGGTCGGCGTGGCGGCCACGACGATCGTGCCGGCCAGGGAGAGCAGGAATCCTGCGCTGCTGGAGACGAATGCGCGCCGGCGGCGCGTCGCAGGCTGCCTGCGGGGGGTGTGCTGTTTCAATGCTGGCCTCGCTTCTCGTTCGATGGGCGGCCCAATGATGCCAGATTAGCCGGCGGCCGCGGCAGGGTTGCCGCGACTCGATGAGCCCTGGAATGTCGTCTGCCCGTTCAGACCGGCGGGTGCGAAACCCGGATTGGCTCAGCGACCCCGCAGATCGGCGATCCGCATCGCGAGTTCGAGCGCCTGCTCGTAGTTCAGCCGAGGATCGACCTGCGAAAGGTAGGCGCGCTCGAGATCGGTCTCGGTAAGGCCCCGCGCGCCCCCGATGCATTCGGTGACGTCGTCGCCGGTCAGTTCGAAATGCACCCCGCCGAGGTAGCTGCCCATCTCCTCGTGGATGCGGAAGGCCTGTTCCACCTCGGAGAGAATACGGTCGAAACTGCGCGTCTTGACGCCGGTCGAGGTGTTCTCCGTGTTGCCGTGCATGGGGTCGCAGACCCACAATACGGTGGCCCCCGCAGCCTGCACCGCCTCGATCATCGGCGGCAGGTGCGACGCGATATTGCCGGCGCCGAAACGATGGATCAGCGTCAGCCGGCCCGGCGTATTGTCGGGGTTGAGCGTGTCGATCAGCCCGCGCAGCCAGTCGTTGCTCATGCCGGTGCCGACCTTCACCGATATCGGATTAGCGATCCCGCGGAAATACTCGACATGCGCGCCGTCGAGTTGCGCCGTGCGCATGCCGATCCACGGATAGTGCGTGGACAGGTTGTACCAACGGCCGCTGCGCTCGATGAAACGCGTCTGCGCCTGCTCGTACAACAGGTGCAGACCCTCGTGCGAAGTGAAGAAATCGATCCGCCGGGTGCGATGGACGGGCTGCCCCGAAATGAACTCGAAAAAATCCATCGAGTCGGTGATGCTCTTGACGATCTGCTTGTAGGCATGCTCGAAGGGCGTCGACTGGGCAAAGCCGATGTTCCAGTATTCCGGATGATGCAGATCGGCGAAGCCGCCTTCGGCGAGCGCACGAACGAAGTTCAGCGTCAGCGCGGCGCGATGATAACCCTCGAGCATCAACTCCGGGTCGGGAACGCGGTCCGCCGATGTGAAGCCGTTCCGGTTGACGAGGTCGCCGCGGTAACTGGGCAGTGTCTCGCCGTCGCGCGTCTCGTTGTCAGCGGACCTGGGCTTGGCATACTGGCCGGCCATCCGTCCCACGCGGATCACGGGACGCTTGAGGCTGTGCAGGAGCACCACGCTGACCTGCAACAGGATCTTGAGCTTGCGCGCGATCTGGTCCGAGTTGCAGTCGGCGAAATTCTCGGCGCAATCGCCGCCCTGGAGCAGGAACGCCTCCCCGCGCTGGGCCCGGGCGATCTTGTCCTGCAAGGCTTCGACTTCCCAGGACACCACCAAGGGCGGCAGCATGCTGAGCCGCTGCACGACGGAGGCGACGGCGTCGGCATCGGGGTACATCGGCTGCTGGCTGGCGATCTTGTCCTGCCAGCTTGCCGGATGCCACTGCTGGGGCTTTGTCTTGGCGTTCATGTCGTCATCCTACCGCGCATTGCCGCAGTGCAAAAGCCGTCCTGCCGACGCCTCGGCTGGCGCCATGCGGCGAGAGTCGCGATAATTGCCGGATATCGTCAGGCATCCCCCGGAACGAACGCGCCCCGCAGGCGAGGGACGGGCCGGACACGTCTCAAAAAAACAATCCTGGAGTCACCTTGATGCATCGAGTACTCGTTCTCGGGGCCGGCAAGATCGGAGCCCTGATTTCCGGCCTGTTGGGCGAATCGGGCGATTATCGTATCGATCTCGCAGACCTCGACGGCGCCGCGGCGGAAAGCGTCGTCAAGGCCCATGGGCTCGCCAATGTGCGGGCTTTCGCCCTCGATGCCACCGCGCCGGAGGACCTGGCCGCCCATCTCGATGCCCATCCCGTGGATGCCGTGATCTCGGGATTGCCGTACTTCTGCAACGTGCCGGTGGCGGCGGCCGCCCGGCAGCGGGGCATGCACTATTTCGACCTGACGGAAGACGTCGCCGTCACCGAGGAGGTCCGCACGCTCGCGGCCGGCGCATCCACGGCGTTCGCCCCGCAATGCGGGCTCGCACCCGGCTTCGTCAGCATCGCGGCCAACGAGCTCGCCGCGCATTTCGACGAGATCCACACCGTCAAGCTGCGCGTCGGCGCCCTCCCCCAGCACCCGAACAACGTCCTGAAGTACTCCCTGACATGGTCGACCGACGGGTTGATCAACGAGTACGGCAACATGTGCCAGAGCGTGGAGGATGGCAGCATCATCAATGTGCTGCCGCTGGAAGGGCTGGAGGAAATAGAGATCGACGGCAACGTCTACGAGGCCTTCAATACCTCGGGCGGCCTCGGGTCGCTTGCCGACAGCTGGCACGGCCGCGTGACCGAGATGAACTACAAGACCATGCGCTACCCCGGCCACTGCAACCAGATGCGGCTGCTCATGAACGGCCTCAAGCTCAATCATGATCGCGACACCCTCAAGCGCATCCTCGAGAACGCGGTGCCCCGGACACTGCAGGACGTCGTGATCGTCTATGTTTCGGTCGTCGGGCTGCAGGACGGCGAGTTGCGTGAGGAGAACTACGTCAACAAGGTCTACCCGCAGATCATCGCCGGGCGGCTCTGGTCCGCCATCCAGGTGACGACCGCGGCAGGGGTCTGCGCCGTCGCCGATCTCGTCATCTGTGATCCCGAGTCGCATCGCGGTTTCGTCACGCAGGAGAGCTTTCACCTGAAAGACGTGCTCGACAACCGCTTCGGCCGGTTCTATGCCCATGGCGGCACCAATGAAGTATCGGCGCGAATGATCGCGACCGGGGCCGTGGGCCATCAACGCGCAAAGGGAGCATGAAATGCTGGAAATACTGAAAAGCCTCGGCCTCGGCGAGGAGAATTCGGGCGCCTGGGCGGGTTCCCGCGAGCTGCCCGGAAAGGGCCTGGTCATCAACTCGATGAACCCCGCCACGGGTGAGACCATCGCCCGGGTGCGCACGGCCTCTCCCGATGAGTACGAGGATATCGTCGCGGCAGCACGCGAAGCATTCCACCTGTGGCGGGCGATTCCCGCGCCGCAACGGGGCGAGGCGGTACGACTGTGCGCGGAAGCGCTGCGGCGACACAAGGACGCGCTGGGCAGCCTGGTCAGCCTGGAGATGGGCAAGATCAAGGCCGAAGGCGACGGCGAGGTCCAGGAGATGATCGATGTCGCCGATTTCGCCGTCGGCCAGTCGCGGATGCTCTACGGACGTACCATGCATTCCGAGCGTCCCGGTCATCGGATGTACGAGCAATGGCATCCCCTGGGCGTGGTCGGCATCATCAGCGCCTTCAATTTCCCTGTCGCCGTGTGGAGCTGGAACGCGCTGATCGCGGCGGTGTGCGGCGACGTATGCATCTGGAAGCCGTCCCCGAGCACCCCCCTGTGTGCGATCGCCGTGCAGAAGATCTGCAACGAAGCGCTCGCCGGACAGGGCTTCCCGCCGATCTTCAACCTGTTCGTCGAATCGGACGTCGCCATGGCCGAAACCTTCGTCGACGACGAACGCATCGACCTGGTGTCCTTCACCGGTTCCACTGCAGTAGGCCGCAAGGTCGCGCAACGCGTCGCCGCGCGGCTCGGCAGGTCGCTGCTCGAACTCGGCGGCAACAACGCGATCATCGTCGACGAACGCGCCAACCTGGAGCTCGCCGTGCCGGCGATCGTTTTTGGTGCCGTCGGCACCGCCGGCCAGCGTTGCACCACGACGCGCCGGGTGTTCGTGCACGAGAAGCTGTTCGACGAACTGGCCCATCGGCTGATGCACGCCTACGAACAGGTCCGCATCGGCGACCCGCTGGATCCGAGCACCCTGATGGGCCCGCTGATCAGCGCGGCCGCCGTCTCGCGCTACGAGGCGGCCCTCGAGAGAGTCATCGCCCATGGTGGCCGGGTGCTGACCGGCGGTCACGTCATCGACCGGCCCGGACATTTCGTCCAGCCCACGATCGTCAAGGCCAGCAACGAATGGCCGATCGTGCAGGAGGAAACCTTCGGGCCTATCCTGTACCTCATTCCCTATCACCACCTGGACGAAGCGATTGCGCTGAACAACGGGGTCCGGCAAGGCCTGTCGTCGGCCATCTTCACGGACGACCTGCCGACGGCGGAACGTTTCCTCGGCGCAACCGGGAGCGACTGCGGCATCGCCAACGTGAACATCGGCACCTCCGGCGCAGAGATCGGCGGCGCTTTCGGCGGCGAGAAGGATACGGGCGGCGGGCGCGAGGCCGGCTCGGACTCGTGGAAGGCCTACATGAGACGCCAGACCAACACCATCAACTTCAGCCATGAATTGCCGCTGGCACAGGGAATCCGCTTCGACCTGGAAGGCTGAGTCACGACGCGATACGGAGAACGAACATGCTGAAGAGGATATTTGCCGGCGCACTGCTCGCCGCGCTGCCCATGATCACCCACGCCGGCGATCTGCCCGCCGGGTGGAGTGAACCGACGGTCGCCCACGAGGGAACGCGTGTGATCAAGGCCGGCGGCGAGACGATCGAGACGTATTACCGCTACCGCCCGCCGGGCCTGCATCGCGAGGAAATGAGCCACCAGGGCATGTCGATGGCCATGGTCATCCGACAGGACCGGGGCGTCGTTTACACCTTCCTGCCGAACAACATGTACATGGAAACGAGCATCGACAAGCCCGGGATGATGGGCGAAAGCGACCCCCTCCCCGACGCGGAAAACATTGTCGAGTTCACGGAAATCGGCGCCGAGGAAATCGACGGCTGGCCGACGACCCGCTACCACGTCATCACCGTGGACGAGGGCCAGCGCGCGGAGGGTGATTTCTGGGTCACGGAACACTGGATTCCGATCCGCATGGAGTTCACGAGCAGCGAACGGCCGGGCGAGACCATGAGCATGGAAATCCGGGACCTGCGCATCGGTGAGCAGGACCCGGCATTGTTCGAAGTGCCGCCGGGCGCCACCAAGATGCCGGGCATGGGCGGTTTCGGCGGCTGAGCTGAAGCGGCGGCTTCGCAACGGCAGCTCGCCGGCCGCCGCGCCTGCGGCAAGTTCAGGCCCGTAACGCCTCGAAGCGGTTCAGCTCGCGGTTCTTGCGCACGTTGTCGTGCGCGAAGATTTGCCCGTTCATGGCGATCCAGACGCCTGGCGGGCAGGTCTGCACCGCGGCGACGGCCATGCCGATATTGAACACCGCGTCAGAACTCTGGAAACGCGCCGGGGTCAACGCGCCCGTCAGGACGATGGTTTTTCCCGCCACGGCCGCCAGCGCGGCGGCAGTCTCCACCATGGTGTCCGTGCCGTGGGTCACGACCACACGGGTTTCCGTCCGTGCCGCGATGGCCGTGCGC
Encoded here:
- a CDS encoding 3-deoxy-7-phosphoheptulonate synthase class II — protein: MNAKTKPQQWHPASWQDKIASQQPMYPDADAVASVVQRLSMLPPLVVSWEVEALQDKIARAQRGEAFLLQGGDCAENFADCNSDQIARKLKILLQVSVVLLHSLKRPVIRVGRMAGQYAKPRSADNETRDGETLPSYRGDLVNRNGFTSADRVPDPELMLEGYHRAALTLNFVRALAEGGFADLHHPEYWNIGFAQSTPFEHAYKQIVKSITDSMDFFEFISGQPVHRTRRIDFFTSHEGLHLLYEQAQTRFIERSGRWYNLSTHYPWIGMRTAQLDGAHVEYFRGIANPISVKVGTGMSNDWLRGLIDTLNPDNTPGRLTLIHRFGAGNIASHLPPMIEAVQAAGATVLWVCDPMHGNTENTSTGVKTRSFDRILSEVEQAFRIHEEMGSYLGGVHFELTGDDVTECIGGARGLTETDLERAYLSQVDPRLNYEQALELAMRIADLRGR
- a CDS encoding saccharopine dehydrogenase C-terminal domain-containing protein, whose translation is MHRVLVLGAGKIGALISGLLGESGDYRIDLADLDGAAAESVVKAHGLANVRAFALDATAPEDLAAHLDAHPVDAVISGLPYFCNVPVAAAARQRGMHYFDLTEDVAVTEEVRTLAAGASTAFAPQCGLAPGFVSIAANELAAHFDEIHTVKLRVGALPQHPNNVLKYSLTWSTDGLINEYGNMCQSVEDGSIINVLPLEGLEEIEIDGNVYEAFNTSGGLGSLADSWHGRVTEMNYKTMRYPGHCNQMRLLMNGLKLNHDRDTLKRILENAVPRTLQDVVIVYVSVVGLQDGELREENYVNKVYPQIIAGRLWSAIQVTTAAGVCAVADLVICDPESHRGFVTQESFHLKDVLDNRFGRFYAHGGTNEVSARMIATGAVGHQRAKGA
- a CDS encoding aldehyde dehydrogenase family protein, with amino-acid sequence MLEILKSLGLGEENSGAWAGSRELPGKGLVINSMNPATGETIARVRTASPDEYEDIVAAAREAFHLWRAIPAPQRGEAVRLCAEALRRHKDALGSLVSLEMGKIKAEGDGEVQEMIDVADFAVGQSRMLYGRTMHSERPGHRMYEQWHPLGVVGIISAFNFPVAVWSWNALIAAVCGDVCIWKPSPSTPLCAIAVQKICNEALAGQGFPPIFNLFVESDVAMAETFVDDERIDLVSFTGSTAVGRKVAQRVAARLGRSLLELGGNNAIIVDERANLELAVPAIVFGAVGTAGQRCTTTRRVFVHEKLFDELAHRLMHAYEQVRIGDPLDPSTLMGPLISAAAVSRYEAALERVIAHGGRVLTGGHVIDRPGHFVQPTIVKASNEWPIVQEETFGPILYLIPYHHLDEAIALNNGVRQGLSSAIFTDDLPTAERFLGATGSDCGIANVNIGTSGAEIGGAFGGEKDTGGGREAGSDSWKAYMRRQTNTINFSHELPLAQGIRFDLEG
- a CDS encoding asparaginase domain-containing protein, with amino-acid sequence MDIVFVTTGGTIDKIYFDAMSRFEVGDTVIDTILREAGVGFTPHVVPLMRKDSLEIDATDRVAMRTAIAARTETRVVVTHGTDTMVETAAALAAVAGKTIVLTGALTPARFQSSDAVFNIGMAVAAVQTCPPGVWIAMNGQIFAHDNVRKNRELNRFEALRA